A genomic window from Mesorhizobium sp. 131-2-1 includes:
- a CDS encoding metallophosphoesterase family protein, with the protein MRIAVLADIHGNVLALDAVLDDLKRRGGADLTVNLGDCVSGPLWPRETMERLQALNLPTVRGNHDRRVAQDPADDTMWLSDRYAQERLTAAQREALLALPLTLEIAPGVVAFHARPYHDEKYLADAITDGQLVRAPLAAIRRRLKPLDPACRIVLCGHSHRTELIGIPGGPVIFNPGSIGCPAYDDDTPPAHVSEQGTPHARYGILELGAQGRPDRFEAIAVDYDHEAAARQAEQAGRPEWAHALRTGFMQG; encoded by the coding sequence ATGCGCATCGCCGTCCTCGCCGATATCCATGGCAACGTACTTGCCCTTGATGCCGTGCTCGACGACCTGAAGCGCCGCGGCGGCGCCGATCTCACCGTCAATCTCGGCGACTGCGTCTCCGGACCGCTCTGGCCGCGCGAGACGATGGAACGGCTGCAGGCGCTCAACCTGCCGACCGTGCGCGGCAACCATGACCGCCGCGTGGCGCAGGACCCCGCCGACGACACGATGTGGCTGTCCGACCGCTACGCCCAGGAGCGGCTGACAGCCGCGCAGCGCGAGGCGCTGCTCGCCCTGCCGCTGACGCTGGAGATAGCGCCCGGGGTGGTCGCCTTCCACGCCCGCCCCTACCACGACGAGAAATACCTCGCCGATGCGATCACCGACGGCCAGCTGGTGCGCGCGCCGCTGGCCGCGATCCGCCGGCGGCTGAAGCCGCTCGACCCGGCGTGCCGCATCGTGCTGTGCGGCCACAGCCACCGCACCGAGCTGATCGGCATTCCAGGCGGTCCGGTGATCTTCAATCCCGGCAGCATCGGCTGCCCGGCCTATGACGACGACACGCCGCCGGCACATGTCTCCGAGCAGGGCACCCCGCATGCGCGCTACGGCATCCTCGAACTCGGCGCGCAGGGCCGCCCCGACCGCTTCGAGGCGATCGCCGTCGACTACGACCACGAGGCGGCAGCAAGGCAGGCCGAACAGGCGGGACGGCCGGAATGGGCGCACGCACTCAGAACCGGATTCATGCAAGGCTGA
- a CDS encoding ArsR/SmtB family transcription factor, producing the protein MTLPHPNADQISLPIVLAVLGDPTRLAIVRFLASKEGVPMNCSKFLDLGSKTNLSYHLAKLREAGVTRTEAVGTNRMITLRRDDLDRRFPGLLDSVIAAAGEDKALPMVGASDIEIGA; encoded by the coding sequence ATGACACTGCCCCACCCCAATGCTGACCAGATCAGCCTGCCGATCGTGCTCGCCGTGCTCGGCGACCCGACCAGGCTTGCCATCGTGCGCTTTCTCGCCAGCAAGGAAGGCGTGCCGATGAACTGCAGCAAGTTCCTCGATCTCGGCTCCAAGACCAATCTCAGCTACCATCTCGCCAAGCTGCGCGAGGCCGGCGTCACCCGCACCGAAGCGGTCGGCACCAACCGCATGATCACGCTGCGCCGCGACGACCTCGACCGCCGCTTCCCCGGCCTGCTCGACAGCGTCATTGCCGCCGCCGGCGAGGACAAGGCGCTGCCTATGGTCGGCGCCAGCGACATCGAAATCGGCGCCTAG
- a CDS encoding MFS transporter: MDKRIFWLALGSFAISTEGFVISSLLPDIAADAGISVPLAGSLITAFALAYAFGAPILATLTGEWDRRRVILWTLVFFVLGNVVAALSSSFELLLIARIIMALSSGLFAATAQGTAVALVDDHHRARAIAVVVGGTTVAVAVGAPLGALVAAVAGWRGTFFAIAGLGALAGAILWYRLPRGIIGTRLPLKRRLAAALRPGVMPILVTTALALVGAFTVFSFIAPLAIQSGGLSPLALPGMLLAFGVGAVIGNIAGGQAADRFGATRTVAWSLALSAAMVATFSLIPTFLPQHIAGPAMMAMMVPWGIVGWAFPPAQASRIIKLAPDAAPIVLSLNASALYLGVALGAVVGGTVLRYGVPADLGLVAAIFPIVGLGVVLAGRLAARPVAMPAE; this comes from the coding sequence ATGGACAAGCGGATCTTCTGGCTTGCGCTCGGATCGTTCGCGATCTCGACCGAGGGCTTCGTCATCTCCAGCCTTCTGCCCGACATCGCGGCCGATGCCGGCATCTCCGTTCCGCTCGCGGGCTCGCTGATCACCGCCTTCGCGCTCGCCTATGCGTTCGGCGCGCCGATCCTGGCGACCTTGACCGGCGAGTGGGACCGACGCCGCGTCATCCTGTGGACGCTGGTGTTCTTCGTGCTCGGCAATGTGGTGGCGGCGCTGAGCTCGTCCTTCGAACTGCTGTTGATCGCCCGCATCATCATGGCGCTGTCGTCCGGCCTGTTCGCCGCGACGGCGCAAGGCACGGCGGTGGCGCTGGTCGATGACCATCACCGGGCGCGCGCCATTGCCGTCGTCGTCGGCGGCACCACGGTGGCGGTTGCCGTCGGCGCCCCGCTCGGCGCGCTTGTGGCCGCTGTGGCCGGCTGGCGCGGCACCTTCTTCGCCATCGCCGGACTTGGCGCGCTGGCCGGCGCGATTCTCTGGTACCGGCTGCCGCGCGGCATCATCGGCACCAGGCTGCCGCTGAAGCGCAGGCTGGCGGCAGCTCTGCGCCCCGGCGTGATGCCGATCCTGGTGACGACAGCCCTGGCGCTGGTCGGCGCCTTCACCGTCTTCAGCTTCATCGCGCCGCTGGCCATCCAGAGCGGCGGCCTGAGCCCGCTGGCGCTGCCCGGAATGCTGCTCGCCTTCGGCGTCGGCGCCGTCATCGGCAACATTGCCGGCGGCCAGGCGGCTGACCGCTTCGGTGCGACGCGCACCGTCGCCTGGTCATTGGCGCTGAGCGCGGCGATGGTGGCCACCTTCTCGCTGATCCCGACCTTCCTGCCGCAGCATATCGCCGGACCGGCGATGATGGCCATGATGGTGCCCTGGGGCATCGTCGGCTGGGCGTTCCCGCCGGCGCAGGCGAGCCGCATCATCAAGCTGGCGCCGGACGCCGCCCCGATCGTGCTGTCGCTCAACGCCTCGGCGCTCTATCTCGGCGTGGCGCTGGGCGCAGTGGTTGGGGGCACGGTGCTGCGCTACGGCGTGCCGGCCGATCTCGGCCTTGTCGCGGCTATATTCCCGATCGTCGGCCTGGGCGTCGTGCTGGCCGGTCGCCTGGCGGCGCGCCCGGTGGCAATGCCGGCCGAGTAA
- a CDS encoding MarR family winged helix-turn-helix transcriptional regulator — MTGAQKPAFSRCNNATLRRAARSLGRFYDDALAPSGLKGTQFGLLFQIQISSEPAMGTIAEALIMDLSALGHTLKPLIRDGYVETFADKDDRRVKRVRLTPQGNVKLDEAIRLWSAAQQQFEDKVGAEQAAKLRAALDAVADLNLEMPAAAPSL; from the coding sequence ATGACCGGAGCCCAGAAGCCAGCATTTAGCCGCTGCAACAACGCGACGCTGCGGCGCGCAGCGCGCAGCCTCGGCCGCTTCTACGATGACGCGCTGGCGCCGTCGGGCTTGAAGGGCACGCAGTTCGGCCTGCTCTTTCAGATCCAGATCAGCAGCGAGCCAGCGATGGGCACCATCGCCGAGGCGCTGATCATGGACCTCTCGGCCCTCGGGCACACGCTGAAGCCGCTGATCCGCGACGGCTATGTCGAGACCTTCGCCGACAAGGACGACCGCCGCGTCAAGCGCGTGCGCCTGACGCCGCAGGGCAACGTCAAACTGGACGAGGCGATCAGGCTGTGGAGCGCGGCGCAGCAGCAGTTTGAGGATAAGGTCGGCGCCGAGCAGGCGGCGAAGCTGCGCGCGGCGCTGGACGCGGTGGCTGATCTCAATCTGGAAATGCCGGCGGCCGCTCCTTCGCTCTGA
- a CDS encoding SDR family NAD(P)-dependent oxidoreductase has product MSTKDNKGTAVITGASSGIGAVYADRLAGQGYDLVLVARRADRLQEVAGRLQYAYGRKVETIVADLSVDADLRRVEQAVSADDSVTLLINNAGMGGLETIADADADAAERMIKVNVVALTRLTRAVLPGLLARNRGAIINIASVVAYGIAVGGIYSGTKAYVANFTEALQKEVAGTNVKVQSVVPGPIRTEFWDASGISLDRINQDWVMSADDLVDAALAGLAQGETVTVPGLADLAELNNYLGARDHFFGSLFSGKPAARYAV; this is encoded by the coding sequence ATGAGCACGAAGGATAACAAGGGCACAGCCGTCATCACCGGGGCTTCCTCGGGCATCGGCGCGGTCTATGCCGACCGGCTGGCCGGGCAGGGCTACGATCTGGTGCTGGTGGCGCGGCGCGCCGACCGGCTGCAGGAGGTGGCGGGCAGGTTGCAATATGCCTACGGCCGCAAGGTCGAGACGATCGTCGCCGATCTCTCCGTTGATGCCGATCTTCGCCGTGTCGAGCAGGCGGTGTCGGCGGACGACAGCGTGACGCTGCTGATCAACAATGCCGGCATGGGCGGCCTGGAGACGATTGCCGACGCCGACGCCGATGCGGCCGAGCGTATGATCAAGGTCAATGTCGTTGCGCTGACCAGACTGACCCGCGCGGTGTTGCCGGGCCTGCTTGCGCGCAACCGCGGTGCGATCATCAACATCGCCTCGGTGGTCGCCTATGGCATCGCCGTCGGCGGCATCTACAGCGGCACCAAGGCCTATGTCGCCAACTTCACCGAAGCGCTGCAGAAGGAAGTCGCCGGCACCAATGTGAAGGTGCAGTCCGTGGTGCCCGGACCGATCCGCACCGAATTCTGGGATGCTTCCGGAATCAGCCTCGACAGGATCAACCAGGACTGGGTGATGAGCGCCGACGATCTGGTCGACGCAGCGCTTGCCGGTCTTGCCCAGGGTGAGACCGTGACTGTGCCCGGCCTTGCCGACCTCGCCGAACTGAACAACTATCTCGGCGCCAGGGATCACTTCTTCGGCAGCCTGTTCTCCGGCAAGCCAGCGGCGCGCTACGCCGTCTAG
- a CDS encoding LysE family translocator, translating into MFETVLPLVLFALVSTSTPGIATTLSTASGAQFGFRRSVPLMAGSAAGLASVAAAGAAGLAGLLAAVPSLQLAMKISGSLYLIWLAVKIGRSGPPNLDITMARPNSFFGGAGIQWMNPKGWAMGLGAAASFAALADGPLQLALLLGAVFGLAAALSLSLWCVAGTLLARLLKTRRQWRVLNIVLGLLLAASILQMWRPA; encoded by the coding sequence ATGTTCGAAACCGTTCTTCCCCTCGTCCTGTTCGCGCTGGTCTCCACTTCGACGCCCGGCATCGCCACCACCCTGTCGACGGCCTCCGGCGCGCAGTTCGGCTTTCGCCGCTCGGTACCGCTGATGGCCGGCAGCGCCGCCGGCCTGGCCTCGGTGGCGGCGGCAGGCGCGGCGGGGCTTGCCGGCCTGCTCGCCGCCGTGCCTTCCCTGCAGCTCGCGATGAAGATTTCAGGCTCGCTCTATCTGATCTGGCTGGCGGTCAAGATCGGCCGCAGCGGCCCGCCCAATCTCGACATCACCATGGCCAGGCCGAACAGCTTCTTCGGCGGCGCCGGCATTCAATGGATGAACCCCAAGGGCTGGGCCATGGGGCTAGGCGCCGCCGCCTCCTTCGCAGCACTCGCCGACGGCCCCTTGCAGCTGGCGCTGCTGCTCGGCGCGGTGTTCGGGCTTGCCGCGGCGCTCTCGCTGTCGCTGTGGTGCGTGGCCGGCACGCTGCTTGCCCGCTTGCTGAAAACCAGGCGGCAATGGCGCGTGCTCAACATCGTGCTCGGTCTGCTGCTGGCCGCCTCGATCCTGCAGATGTGGCGGCCAGCGTGA
- a CDS encoding LysR family transcriptional regulator, translating to MFDMSDISIYNMSMIRNLDTALIRTFVTVAEKASMTAAANALNLTQGAVSQQVKRLEDVLGCNLFERDRRGLRLTRSGERLLGKGKRLLSLNDEIWAEMAGGAVAGKVRLGVPYDLVGTLLAPVLKAYAEAYPQVEISLLCAASPELAAALAAGTIDLAVIEEPVGPSAGECLAVDRLVWVGAKGGVAHRKRPLPVSMVADTCAFRPTVLSALNEHGLEWRTVFENGNIDATTATVRFDLAVTTWLASTVPADLDILPSGPDLPALPNFAINLHLPKHAVAPAAREFAAHIREGLMRWSVAA from the coding sequence ATGTTTGATATGAGCGACATTAGCATCTATAATATGTCGATGATCCGCAATCTCGACACCGCCCTGATCCGCACCTTCGTCACCGTCGCCGAGAAGGCCAGCATGACGGCGGCGGCCAATGCGCTCAATCTGACGCAGGGCGCCGTCAGCCAGCAGGTCAAGCGGCTGGAGGATGTCCTCGGCTGCAATCTCTTCGAGCGCGACCGGCGGGGTTTGCGGCTGACCCGCTCCGGCGAGCGGCTGCTCGGCAAAGGCAAACGGCTGCTGTCGCTCAATGACGAGATCTGGGCCGAGATGGCTGGCGGCGCGGTCGCTGGGAAGGTTAGGCTCGGCGTGCCCTATGACCTTGTCGGCACATTGCTTGCGCCGGTGCTGAAGGCCTATGCCGAGGCCTATCCGCAGGTCGAGATATCGCTCCTTTGCGCCGCCTCGCCGGAGCTTGCGGCGGCGCTCGCCGCCGGCACCATCGATCTCGCCGTCATCGAGGAGCCGGTCGGTCCGTCCGCCGGCGAATGCCTGGCGGTCGACCGGCTGGTCTGGGTCGGCGCCAAGGGCGGCGTAGCGCACCGCAAACGCCCCTTGCCGGTGTCGATGGTGGCCGACACCTGCGCCTTCCGCCCGACGGTGCTTTCGGCGCTGAACGAACATGGGCTGGAATGGCGCACCGTGTTCGAGAACGGCAATATCGACGCGACGACGGCGACAGTGCGTTTCGATCTCGCCGTCACCACCTGGCTGGCGTCGACCGTGCCGGCAGACCTCGACATCCTGCCTTCCGGCCCAGACCTTCCAGCGCTGCCGAATTTCGCGATCAATTTGCATCTGCCGAAGCATGCCGTTGCGCCGGCGGCCCGGGAGTTTGCGGCGCATATCCGGGAAGGTCTGATGCGATGGTCGGTTGCGGCTTGA
- a CDS encoding dihydrofolate reductase family protein produces MRKIIAATFVSLDGVMQAPGGPEEDPVGGFKFGGWTFHYFDEVAGVAMEELFSKPFALLLGRRTYDIFAAYWPYQQDAIADAFNPATKYVATHRPDSLTWQNTQWLGEDIVAALRRLKQEDGPDLLIQGSGNLIQTLLANGLIDEIRLMIFPLLLGKGKRLFDDGAMPAAFKLVKSQASSTGVIMATYERGGEIKTGSFAQQEPSQAELERRKNWK; encoded by the coding sequence ATGAGGAAGATCATCGCCGCCACATTCGTCAGCCTCGACGGCGTCATGCAGGCGCCGGGCGGTCCGGAAGAGGATCCGGTTGGCGGCTTCAAGTTCGGCGGCTGGACGTTCCACTACTTCGACGAGGTGGCGGGTGTGGCGATGGAGGAACTATTCTCCAAACCCTTCGCCCTGCTGCTCGGCCGCAGAACCTACGACATCTTCGCCGCCTACTGGCCGTATCAGCAAGATGCGATCGCGGATGCCTTCAACCCTGCGACCAAATATGTGGCAACGCATCGGCCGGATTCGCTCACCTGGCAGAACACGCAATGGCTTGGGGAAGATATCGTCGCGGCGTTGCGTCGCCTCAAGCAAGAAGACGGACCTGACCTGCTCATCCAGGGATCGGGCAATCTGATCCAGACCCTGCTCGCCAACGGGCTGATCGATGAGATCAGGCTGATGATCTTCCCGCTGTTGCTGGGCAAGGGCAAGCGGCTGTTCGACGATGGCGCGATGCCGGCCGCCTTCAAGCTTGTCAAGTCGCAGGCCTCGAGCACGGGCGTCATTATGGCGACCTATGAACGCGGCGGCGAGATCAAGACCGGGTCCTTCGCACAGCAAGAGCCGTCGCAGGCCGAGCTCGAGAGACGCAAGAACTGGAAGTAG
- a CDS encoding protein-L-isoaspartate O-methyltransferase family protein: MTGTAEAREFYARLMAAHAGSADARLGEAFATVPREAFLGPGPWTIIAGEGRVTTPTADPAHIYQNVLVALDADKGINNGEPCLHAMWIGRIAPRPGEAVTHIGAGTGYYTALLAKLVAPGAVIAFELDAVLAARAERNLAAYGNVTVIHGNAVTSPLPASDIIYVNAGVVAPPAAWLKALKPGGRMIFPWRPAERVGLAVLVTGTERGFACHPFMGSWFIPCVGASASDPSAKIPDRQRAARSRSIWPISDKAPDRTATAIIGEVWFSSRGVGGGRG; the protein is encoded by the coding sequence ATGACCGGAACCGCTGAGGCCCGCGAATTCTACGCCCGACTGATGGCCGCTCATGCCGGCTCGGCTGATGCGCGCCTCGGGGAAGCCTTCGCCACCGTTCCGCGCGAGGCCTTCCTTGGTCCCGGACCGTGGACCATCATCGCTGGCGAAGGCAGGGTTACGACGCCGACCGCCGATCCCGCCCACATCTATCAGAACGTGCTGGTGGCGCTCGACGCCGACAAGGGCATCAACAATGGCGAACCCTGCCTGCACGCCATGTGGATCGGCCGGATCGCGCCGAGGCCCGGCGAGGCCGTCACCCATATCGGCGCCGGCACCGGCTACTACACCGCGCTGCTGGCGAAGCTGGTCGCGCCCGGCGCGGTCATCGCCTTCGAGCTGGACGCGGTACTTGCCGCCCGGGCCGAGCGGAACCTCGCGGCCTATGGCAACGTCACCGTCATCCACGGCAACGCCGTCACCAGCCCGCTGCCGGCGTCCGACATCATCTATGTCAATGCCGGCGTGGTGGCGCCGCCCGCCGCCTGGCTGAAGGCTTTGAAACCCGGCGGCCGCATGATCTTTCCGTGGCGTCCGGCCGAGCGTGTCGGCCTCGCCGTGCTGGTCACCGGCACCGAGCGGGGCTTTGCCTGCCATCCGTTCATGGGCTCGTGGTTCATCCCTTGCGTCGGCGCGTCGGCCTCCGACCCTTCGGCGAAAATCCCCGATCGCCAAAGGGCGGCGCGCAGTCGCTCGATCTGGCCGATCAGCGACAAGGCGCCGGACCGCACCGCCACGGCCATCATCGGCGAGGTCTGGTTCTCGTCGCGAGGTGTCGGCGGCGGCAGGGGATGA
- a CDS encoding Nramp family divalent metal transporter, with amino-acid sequence MSDAEAISRSAWRFARPDEDEQPSLREVNASIAVPQTGIWFRRLFAFMGPGYMVSVGYMDPGNWATDLAGGAQFGYTLLFIIMLSNLMAILLQALAARLGIATGRDLAQACRAYYPREVNFLLWIACELAIIACDLAEVIGTAIALQLLFGIPLIGGAMLTALDAFLVLLLMNKGFRYLEAFVIALLIIIFGCFAIQIFAAAPPVGSILHSMFVPSTEIVSNPAMLYIAIGIIGATVMPHNLYLHSSIVQTRAYERTDRGKRDAIKWATTDSTIALILALFVNASILIVSAVAFHGTGHQDVAEIGQAFELLSPLLGLGIASILFAVALLASGLNSTVTATLAGQIVMEGFLRLRIPQWARRLLTRGIAIVPVVFVTALYGERGTGQLLVFSQVILSMQLPFAVIPLVQFVSDKKKMGNFAIPRPVALLAWVVAAVILVLNFKLLYDTIAGFG; translated from the coding sequence ATGTCCGACGCAGAAGCCATATCCAGATCCGCGTGGCGTTTTGCCCGGCCTGACGAGGATGAGCAGCCCAGCCTGCGCGAGGTCAATGCCTCGATCGCCGTGCCGCAGACCGGCATCTGGTTCCGCCGCCTGTTCGCCTTCATGGGCCCGGGCTACATGGTTTCCGTCGGCTATATGGACCCGGGCAACTGGGCAACAGACCTCGCCGGCGGCGCCCAGTTCGGCTACACGCTGCTGTTCATCATCATGCTGTCGAACCTGATGGCGATCCTGCTGCAGGCGCTTGCCGCCCGGCTTGGCATCGCCACCGGCCGCGACCTCGCCCAGGCCTGCCGCGCCTACTATCCGCGGGAGGTGAATTTCCTGCTGTGGATCGCTTGCGAACTGGCCATCATCGCCTGCGATCTCGCCGAAGTCATCGGCACGGCGATCGCGCTGCAGCTGCTGTTCGGCATTCCGCTGATCGGCGGCGCCATGCTCACCGCGCTCGATGCCTTCCTGGTCCTGCTCCTGATGAACAAGGGCTTCCGCTACCTCGAGGCCTTCGTCATCGCGCTGCTGATCATCATCTTCGGCTGCTTCGCCATCCAGATCTTCGCCGCCGCGCCGCCGGTCGGCTCGATCCTGCATTCGATGTTCGTGCCGTCGACCGAGATCGTCAGCAACCCGGCGATGCTCTACATCGCCATCGGCATCATCGGCGCCACCGTGATGCCGCACAATCTCTATTTGCATTCCTCGATCGTGCAGACCCGCGCCTATGAGCGCACCGACCGGGGCAAGCGCGACGCCATCAAATGGGCAACCACGGACTCGACCATCGCGCTGATCCTGGCGCTGTTCGTCAACGCCTCGATCCTGATCGTCTCGGCGGTGGCCTTCCACGGCACCGGCCACCAGGACGTCGCCGAGATCGGCCAGGCCTTCGAGCTCCTCTCGCCGCTGCTCGGCCTCGGCATCGCCTCGATCCTGTTCGCCGTGGCGCTGCTCGCCTCCGGCCTCAACTCCACGGTCACCGCGACGCTCGCCGGCCAGATCGTGATGGAAGGCTTCTTGCGCCTGCGCATCCCGCAATGGGCGCGCCGCCTGCTGACGCGCGGCATCGCCATCGTTCCGGTGGTGTTCGTCACCGCGCTCTACGGCGAGAGGGGCACCGGCCAGTTGCTGGTGTTCAGCCAGGTGATCCTGTCGATGCAGCTGCCTTTCGCGGTCATCCCGCTGGTGCAGTTCGTCTCCGACAAGAAGAAGATGGGCAATTTCGCCATCCCGCGCCCGGTCGCCCTGCTCGCCTGGGTGGTTGCCGCCGTCATCCTGGTGCTCAATTTCAAGCTGCTCTACGACACCATCGCCGGCTTCGGCTGA
- the mntR gene encoding manganese-binding transcriptional regulator MntR: MALRNRPVRREEPLPDADVHSAGFRQTREARRSALVEDYVELIADLIEDGNEARQVDIAARLGVAQPTVAKMLTRLCADGLVSRKPYRGVFLTEAGRKVAEESRIRHQTVEAFLRSLGVSAETARIDAEGIEHHVSAETLEAFRKAMVATR, from the coding sequence TTGGCGCTGAGGAACAGACCGGTTCGACGCGAAGAGCCGCTTCCGGACGCCGATGTCCATTCGGCGGGCTTCCGGCAGACGCGCGAAGCGCGCCGCAGCGCGCTTGTCGAGGACTATGTCGAGCTGATTGCCGACCTGATCGAGGACGGCAACGAGGCACGGCAGGTCGACATCGCCGCCAGGCTCGGCGTCGCGCAGCCGACAGTGGCGAAGATGCTGACCAGGCTGTGCGCCGACGGGCTGGTGTCACGAAAGCCCTATCGCGGCGTGTTCCTGACCGAGGCCGGCCGCAAGGTGGCGGAGGAAAGCCGCATTCGCCACCAGACGGTGGAAGCCTTCCTGCGCTCGCTCGGCGTCAGCGCCGAGACGGCGCGCATCGATGCCGAGGGCATCGAGCACCATGTCAGCGCCGAGACGCTCGAGGCCTTCCGCAAGGCGATGGTCGCGACGCGCTGA
- the ypfJ gene encoding KPN_02809 family neutral zinc metallopeptidase, whose translation MLWRGRRQSDNVEDERSDTGGGGGFGGGSPGQFRVPIGGSAGGGTSIFIVILVVLAGWYFGFDPSQILGGGDSGVPGGGGQITDNSGSEGGGSGAPASDEMKQFVSTVLAETEDTWKGIFQANGLTYEDPKLVLFSGQIRSACGFASSAAGPFYCPSDHKVYLDMTFFQQLDQQFGASGEFARAYVVAHEVGHHVQNLTGILPKFNKMRQGMSEADANHMSMQVELQADCFAGVWAHFTAQKGILEQGDMESALNAAKQIGDDTLQKKMQGYVVPESFNHGTSQQRQTWLARGYKSGKLSDCDTFNNPI comes from the coding sequence ATGCTCTGGAGAGGCCGTCGTCAGAGTGACAATGTCGAGGACGAGCGCAGCGACACCGGCGGTGGCGGCGGGTTCGGCGGCGGCAGCCCCGGCCAGTTCCGCGTCCCGATCGGCGGCAGCGCCGGCGGCGGTACGAGCATCTTCATCGTCATCCTGGTCGTGCTCGCCGGATGGTATTTCGGCTTCGATCCGTCGCAGATACTGGGCGGCGGCGACAGCGGCGTGCCGGGCGGTGGCGGCCAGATCACCGACAACAGCGGCAGCGAAGGCGGCGGCAGCGGGGCTCCGGCTTCCGACGAGATGAAACAGTTCGTCTCGACCGTGCTTGCCGAAACCGAGGACACCTGGAAAGGCATCTTCCAGGCCAACGGCCTGACCTATGAGGATCCGAAGCTGGTGCTTTTCAGCGGCCAGATCCGCTCAGCCTGCGGCTTCGCATCCTCGGCGGCGGGACCGTTCTATTGTCCCAGCGACCACAAGGTCTACCTCGACATGACCTTCTTCCAGCAGCTCGACCAGCAGTTCGGCGCTTCGGGAGAATTTGCCCGCGCCTATGTGGTCGCCCATGAGGTCGGCCACCATGTACAGAACCTCACCGGCATCCTGCCCAAGTTCAACAAGATGCGGCAAGGCATGAGTGAGGCCGACGCCAACCATATGTCGATGCAGGTCGAGTTGCAGGCTGACTGCTTCGCCGGTGTGTGGGCGCATTTCACCGCGCAGAAGGGCATCCTCGAGCAGGGCGACATGGAATCGGCGCTCAACGCCGCCAAGCAGATCGGCGACGATACGCTGCAGAAGAAGATGCAGGGCTATGTGGTGCCGGAAAGCTTCAACCACGGCACCTCGCAGCAGCGGCAGACCTGGCTGGCGCGCGGCTACAAGAGCGGCAAGCTTTCGGACTGCGATACGTTCAACAACCCGATCTGA